The Oncorhynchus masou masou isolate Uvic2021 chromosome 14, UVic_Omas_1.1, whole genome shotgun sequence region gtcacagtagtcAGTTATTccgccactgtgtactctctgtttacgaaaagatagcattctagtttgctctgttttttggttgatgctttccagtgtgtcaaatagttctctttttgctttctcataatttggttgggtcttATTGTATTGCTggcctggggctctgtagggtctgtttgtgtttgagaACAGAAccccagaaccagctggctgaggggacgcttctctaggttcatctctctgtagatgaGGTCTTTGTGGTGGAATGTGTGGGCATCGCCTCCTTTGAAGTGGTTGTAGAATTACATTTTGATAACTAACAGGTAtagtcctaattctgctctgcatgcattgtcAGGAGGTTTTTCGTTGTACACAAagtatgtatttctctctctctctttctcatcgtCTCACATGGTGAGAAGAGTTGTATTAATTAATAGCTTCTTAGAACTGATGCCTGATGCTGTTAACAAAGTTGAGCTTTGACCTGCAAACGACCCAGAAAGTAAACTTGTAGAGCCAGCCAGATAGGGAACGGGACAGTCAAAGAAGGGCACGAGATAGAGAACAGGGAAACTGTAAATCTGATTGGCCGATAGCCCTTTCCCCTAGCCTACTCTGACCATCATTGGCTAATGGAAAAATAAATCCCTGCCACAcagacgctcacacacacacacacatgcatacactacacacactcatAAGTCAAGAGGCAAACCCTTGGCTAATTCAGTACCAGGGAATTGTATTACTGGCTGCTCTCCatgtagaggaggggagagaagaggggagaggtggtTCGGGGGGGTAttacaggaagggagggagggggaaagcgTAGAGAAGGCTAGGACTCAGGGGTGGGGTTGGAGaatgcagacagagcaacagcTTGAGCTCTGGGACTACAGTGAACTGAAAGTAAGAGCGTGGTGTGCTCTCAACGAAGGAGTGAGAAAAAGAAAGCCAGAAAAGGAGATGAAAGGAAACAAGACACATCAATCTACATAAAGGAGGGCGTGTGGACAAAAGACTGACATTGTAGTTCTATAGGAGCCTAacggagggggagaaaagagggggaaaggagagaggagatttTTATAGGGTACAGACCGAGATATGATAGTCTGCTTATAGAAGAGGTGTGCCTGGAAACGctctgagaaagagacagagggggagagacagagagagagggaaggggagagacagagagagagggaaggagagagagagagaaagagagggcggaAAATGAGGggggagtgagtgagacagaaagATTAACCACCGTcagaaagagtgagagtgagCAGTGAAGGACAATCTGGGGCAAATtgcaagggagggagggggaggtaaaaATAAGAAAGGAAAAGAGGGGAAAGGTCTGAAACAAACTAATGTGTAAGTGCTGAGTGAAGGACaataggagagagggaaagagagagaaaagaagaagagGGGGCCAGCCAGAGGAAGTAGCAGGGCGAGAGAGGCATGAGGGGACTGTTCTCCTTTATGCTCACCCTGTCCATCCTGGGGACTGTCCTGACTGCACTCGTCTGGTACTTCTTCAGCAAACAGTGAGTCCCACTCCTTTCACACCCCTTCTCCCAAACTTCCTCCATCTTGACTGGGCAGGTGTTGGAGCCTTTAGCCCCGGGCTAGGGTGGGGGATTAGGTCTGGCTGGTGGTAGCTAGCTGCATATCCTCCAGACAGATTCCGAGAGGAAGGGAGTGAAGGGAGTGAGTCTCCACACTTCTGATTTTAAGAGTGTGACTGTTTCACATCGGTTGGTGTGAGTAGCTGCTGTAGTGGAACAAGGTAAGAGTTGTATATTATATGTTTGGTATTGGTGGTTATGCCtgttcactgcctgttcactggttccctctccaccttctctctctctctctctctctctctctctctctctctctctctctctctctctctctctctctctctctctctctctctctctctctctctctctctctcactctctccccaaaGCAGTGGTTGGCTTTCTCAATGCTTGTTACTGTGGGCATCTTAACTAAACCACCGAAACCTCATGATTATGTGgtggaaaagagaaggagagagagaaacgtcTGTTTGTGCCTCAGCAGAGTTGATGGATTTCATACCAGCCCACTATTAATGAACTCTGAACAACCTGTACCAATTTGACATCTTGTGTTGAAGCGAACTCAACTGTTCATTTTACAATGTAGGTAGAATAAGTTGAAGGTGTTGCAAATGCACATGGATGGTTCAACGTTGGTGAATTTTGAAATATCATACTCAAACAAGAACATTATAGCAGATCTTTTCTCCCCTTGACCAGTTGTTTCTAGAAAACAACCATATGGCGTGTGCTTGTAGGTGTGCTCTCTTAGATATTGATTTTAAATAGTGATCTATTTTCAGTGGGAAATTAATAAGTTGCCTGTAGGCAGAGGAAGATAAGTGAGTGAAAGGGGAACAGAACATTTGTACAAGAGATCGAGATCGAAAAGTCACTGCAATGTGCCTTCTCATGCTGTTTCCGCAACACGCCTGATGAACACACTGTTTTCGCTTAGCGTCGGCCCTTCTGTGACAGTGAAACTTGAGAGCCATTTTTGTCCCCTCCCCAGTCATGTCTCGATGAAACTAACTGTCTAAATGGTCTCTGTCTGAATGTGACTCGAGACTCTCGGATTCATCTTAGAACTAAAGTGTTGTTCGACATTCGCCATCTGCAGGATATGACAACTATATCCCACCATAAACAACTGTCCACAAGAGTGTCGCATTCTGGAGTGGGGAAACTCATGCACCCTCTGTAGTGTGTTCTTAAAATATCTCTTTATAGCTCACTTCAAGGGGGATTATCTGTATACAGTAAAACCAGGCTTGATCTTGCCCTTGGATTTCTTATCAGATCTAAATATGAACAGTCTTTCCGTTCATTTGCGGTTGGCACTTACGTGTGTAATGCTGCTGTGAAACCCCTTCAGTAATTCAGGGTTTCCTGTTAGATAACCAGTAAAACACGCTAGACTCAGAGGGATAAGGTAAAATGGCTGCCCAGTGTGTTCTGTTTTGCCTTCGATAACCCTTTAGCTCACCAGGTTGTTGTTACAGTGCGCACAACATTCAGCTATTGATTTAATGTAAACCCACTGTAAATGATCACATCAACACAACTCATCCAGCGAAGGTAACATGGTAAACTCAAACAATACACTGCAAATacaacagcaaacaatgcagctatACAAGTGTTGACAAGATAAGTGGTGTACTGGGTTCAAATAGAGGTCAACTCAtccttctattctctctgtcttcctctgtccctgtttgtGTGCATAGCAATGTTCAACCTGGCAGACCCCCCCACAAAAGTCATATTATGAACTCTGGGCCAGTCTCCTCCAGAACATGCAAGGGCTGCAGGTGAGACTAGACACATGCCCTGGCAACCCACAATCCTCTCTGCTCAACAACcacctcatctgtctctctcctgttattAACTTCATTATATGGTTCATAACTGcatgttctatgttttgtgtgtgtgtgtgtgtgtgtgtctgtgtgtctgtgtgtgtgtcaaagggaTACAGTCACTGACAAAGTGGTGGAACTCTACTCTCACAGCTGGAGGAAGCAGGAGGACAAGTTCAGAAATTTCAGGTGAAATATCAACGCACAATAAACCCAGACTCTGAGCCCCACTAAAAGCCAGCCACGATGAGCCTAAGACCACTTTGTGAGAGTCACAAACTAAAACCAAAGGGATGTTTCCTTTCTACCTTAGAAGAATGAGAAACAAAAGCACGTGGAAGTGTGCTTAAAAGCAGGGGAAGTGAACTGTGAAATGTTAGCGTTTACTTCTTCGCGCTGCTAGTAGCGGCAGCAGCAGAAGTCAGAGTCGTGTGATTGTTGCATCAGCCAGTGGGTATTTCCCTTCTCAGCTGTCCTGTCTCCGCAGGCTAACACTGGCTTAGTAAAGCTCCCTCTGAGTATACAGAGACTTCAACAACACCAAACAACACAAAAGAGAACTGCAAGGAGCTTTATAAATGGATAAACACTTGAACGGAAGGACACTCGAGAGCAGAAATTCTAAAAGACTATATTTTTCAATAAACATCCCTTTCCAATTTTTATATTTATATCAAGACAAGACGATGAAGCCTTGTTCATGTATTCCTGTATCTGATATTTTCTTAAATTTATCACCAGTAGCTTTTTATACCTAACTTATTAACCAGACTGTTTCAAAATAAGATAAACGTGTCTATGAAGTACGATTCGTTTACAGTACGCTTTTAATACTGTGTCTTTATCTTATAATCAAAAGGTTATTGTTGTGTTCTCAGGTCTCTTCTGAGTAACAGATGTCATGGACTCACCAAGGCTATGGTAACACAGGCTAACACTCCTCTGGGGTCAAAGGTTGTGTAcgatggagagaagaggaagcCTCTTCAGGTGACCCCTGAACTGTTCAGCACCTTTGCTAAGGTTTGTTGCTCTGGTCCAGAGTGTCAACTCAATgaatagtgtgtgtgagtgtgtgtttaagaAAGAGAGTGACATGACGCATGTTGTGTTGCCTACAGGAGAATCCTTTTGTGAATACGACATGGGATACGTGTTCTGTGGTTGGGAATGGGGGAATCCTAGCTAATAGCAGCTGTGGAGAGAAAATCGACTCCGCCCAGTTTGTTATCAGGTGTGAGACAgaaaactaataataataattacctTTCCCTCCCAAAGATTGTTAGACACAAATTCACTGACTACTTCcctctatgtctccctctctcaggtgTAACCTCCCTCCTCTGGAGAATCGCTATGAGCGAGACGTGGGCAACAAGACAGACTTGGTGACAGCTAATCCCAGCATCCTCATGGAGAAGTGAGTTTGGGGGTACATTGGGCTTCTCATACTGCTTATCATCTGGTGTTTTATGGTGGATTGAGAAAATATCTGATCATATATTCTAGTGCTGGTCAAATGTATCTCCTCCAGCTGttcttcacctctctcttttttctctccatcccatcctctctcagATATGGGGGCCTGCAGGAGCGTCGTCGGCCCTTCGTGGAGAGCCTGCGTAGCTATGGCGACTCCCTGATGCTCCTGCCAGCCTTCTCGTACGGCCACAACACACCCGTGTCTCTGCGGGCCCTCTACACCATCCAGGACTTTGACAGCCCCTCGCGGCCCGTCTTCCTCAACCCAGAGTACCTACAGAGTCTGGCGCGCTTCTGGCAGGGCCAGGGCCTGCGAACGGTACGCCTCAGCACAGGACTCATCGTGGCTAGCCTGGCGTTGGAGCTGTGTGCCAACGTGCATCTCTACGGGTTCTGGCCCTTTAATGAACACCCCCACCGACACCAGCCCCTCACCAACCACTACTACGACGACAGGCAGAGTAAGAAGAAGGTGCACGCCATGCCCGCTGAGTTTGACCACCTGCTAAGACTCCACACCCAGGGCGTGCTCAGGATACACCTGGGAGAGTGTGCACCCACCGCCAGGTAGGCCCCACCCCTTTACTGGAAATGTACCAACAGCTAGGACATACACAACAGGGACATAGGGCTCTCTTGTAGACTCTCTCAGAAGTCTTACCCAGTCGTTGCTCCCTGCCAGATCGGATGGCCCCGACTGGCCCTGAACACTCTGGTATTCAGCACAGGGGCATGTTTTATGTGTCAGCTGTCTGGTCACAGTGGAGGAGCAAGGTGGAGGCTGGGACGTTTAGCCTCCCCAGCAGCCGTTTGTCGATTCTCATTGTTGAGAGTCTGCAGAACAGGTTGATCTGCAATCAAATGATTTGTACTGGACCCAAAATGGGTATAAATACATGAAATATGCAtatcatatactgtatagatTTACAATGATGTTTTTATCGTCACAAGGTGTTCCAGCTAGAACATAGagaatttttttgtttgttttgttggaCATTAACTGAGAAGCCATTTTGGTGGTTAAATACAAAGTATCTTGGAGCATGTATGATTTAGATGGCCTTCCCAACTACAGTGGAGGGTCTAATATCACTACGCTTTCTGACTGTTCACATGCGAGCCTTTAAGAGTTAACTGAATGTATGGTCATGTCAATCTAACACCTCCTGGATTGGACAATCTTCAGCTGGACCGTTGCAGTCATATACATATTTAATATCAATGATGATTAAATGTGTTATATCTCATTGTGACATCGTGTATAATACATTCAATGTGGTACAGGGTTGTTCCATGAAATGAGTCCTTTTTTTTGTCTCTTTTGATATttgaagtagaaattgtgcaccaatattgcattttaaaagactgttatattaaatgaagggctcattaatatagaccacatggggAATTCAATAAATCAGATTTTTAATATGAATGAAGACTTGCTAAAGTACCAGAATTCAGAATTTCTATATCTCCCTCTGTGATGCCAACGCACTTAACCCCAACATGTTTtttaccatcattgtaaagctctagttattttgttgctttgaccaaattatttctgaagattattatttaattcatatgattacattttttttttttaaatgcctgtctgtcattttaaggtcaaccctgtgaactgaactctcgttttaatatggtgaaactattccttttaaaAATGATTTTTGAAATGAAACATTGAATATCTAATAGTCAAACCATAGTGTAAAAGCAGAGCTGCTTCTCATCTTTTTTTTGGCAATTTTCTGGTGTTtcgtggtggaaaactgagtgggTCGAACATAACatatcaaccctgttacccatataGGATCAGGCTAGAATTTATTttacaattatttttatttttttgtgaggcTTGCGTTCAAGTGCCATTCTCTGTTTCACCCAACAAGCTTCCATTGCTCCTGTCACAAGGAGGAATGGCTGAATTAAGATTAAATGGTATACCCTGTTGCAGTCAACCTTgatactttatttggcacttaataggcacgACTAGTAATTTTTTATTCGAACTCTTAAAATgagaaaacatatttttttattaagttgaacatgtgctcgtcatgacagaatgttaaaattaggtgaaataaaacactttttttcttcACCAAGTTAGACTACCCAAAACCCAGCTAACAACAAACGCTCCTACGACTTTAGAGAACGTTTCCTTAAGAGTCTCATTAGGCCACCAGAAGGGACTCGTTTCCTGGAATGACCCTACTACTATATCAACACTTTTTGTTTCATCAtttcaaaatacattttggaaAAGAAAAAACAGTGTTTCGATGATCCTGTAaacataaaataacaataaagGGTTCTTACACAGCAAGGACTGTACAAGATACCTCACCCAGGTCCAACAAACTCAGAGTAATGAAGCAATTGTCTTTAAAACAAATGTGAAAATGATCTAGTGAGTGTCATTAGTCCATTGTTAGTCCAGTGCTTGAAAGTGACCTGGCACAGTGTGTTTTATTAATAACATTAACACACTGATGTTACATAACCCTTCAAAGACAGATATTTTCCAATCTGGTTCTTTGTACCATTTGACAGTCCTGGATGTAGCTCAAAGATGACCTGGGCCCCAGCCTCAGTCTCAGGCCTCAGTCTCCCGGTTGGCTCTCTGGGTAGTGCCATGCCCACACTGGTACAACGCAACACAACCTCCCAGAGCCAGAAGCCTTGGGCTGGGCCCGACACCAACGTCTCTGGACCATCAGGACTTGGGCAGGGTGCTTCTGAAGACCCCACACAGTGTTCAGAGCAAAGGACAAAACACAGGACGGGGAACAGAAGGAGACCAGGGAAGTGATGACACCCATAAACATTTCTGGGGTCCCCTTTCATAAAGAGTTTCCATGGTTACCAGCTCACACAGGCCAAAGCATTATAACAACAAATACTCTCACCCCTGTGACCATGGTGACAGTAAATAATCTGTGCTGTGACtaagtaacaacagtagcaagg contains the following coding sequences:
- the LOC135553997 gene encoding alpha-2,8-sialyltransferase 8E-like isoform X1; its protein translation is MRGLFSFMLTLSILGTVLTALVWYFFSKHNVQPGRPPHKSHIMNSGPVSSRTCKGCRDTVTDKVVELYSHSWRKQEDKFRNFRSLLSNRCHGLTKAMVTQANTPLGSKVVYDGEKRKPLQVTPELFSTFAKENPFVNTTWDTCSVVGNGGILANSSCGEKIDSAQFVIRCNLPPLENRYERDVGNKTDLVTANPSILMEKYGGLQERRRPFVESLRSYGDSLMLLPAFSYGHNTPVSLRALYTIQDFDSPSRPVFLNPEYLQSLARFWQGQGLRTVRLSTGLIVASLALELCANVHLYGFWPFNEHPHRHQPLTNHYYDDRQSKKKVHAMPAEFDHLLRLHTQGVLRIHLGECAPTASPGCSSKMTWAPASVSGLSLPVGSLGSAMPTLVQRNTTSQSQKPWAGPDTNVSGPSGLGQGASEDPTQCSEQRTKHRTGNRRRPGK
- the LOC135553997 gene encoding alpha-2,8-sialyltransferase 8E-like isoform X2, producing MRGLFSFMLTLSILGTVLTALVWYFFSKHNVQPGRPPHKSHIMNSGPVSSRTCKGCRSLLSNRCHGLTKAMVTQANTPLGSKVVYDGEKRKPLQVTPELFSTFAKENPFVNTTWDTCSVVGNGGILANSSCGEKIDSAQFVIRCNLPPLENRYERDVGNKTDLVTANPSILMEKYGGLQERRRPFVESLRSYGDSLMLLPAFSYGHNTPVSLRALYTIQDFDSPSRPVFLNPEYLQSLARFWQGQGLRTVRLSTGLIVASLALELCANVHLYGFWPFNEHPHRHQPLTNHYYDDRQSKKKVHAMPAEFDHLLRLHTQGVLRIHLGECAPTASPGCSSKMTWAPASVSGLSLPVGSLGSAMPTLVQRNTTSQSQKPWAGPDTNVSGPSGLGQGASEDPTQCSEQRTKHRTGNRRRPGK
- the LOC135553997 gene encoding alpha-2,8-sialyltransferase 8E-like isoform X3 — translated: MNSGPVSSRTCKGCRDTVTDKVVELYSHSWRKQEDKFRNFRSLLSNRCHGLTKAMVTQANTPLGSKVVYDGEKRKPLQVTPELFSTFAKENPFVNTTWDTCSVVGNGGILANSSCGEKIDSAQFVIRCNLPPLENRYERDVGNKTDLVTANPSILMEKYGGLQERRRPFVESLRSYGDSLMLLPAFSYGHNTPVSLRALYTIQDFDSPSRPVFLNPEYLQSLARFWQGQGLRTVRLSTGLIVASLALELCANVHLYGFWPFNEHPHRHQPLTNHYYDDRQSKKKVHAMPAEFDHLLRLHTQGVLRIHLGECAPTASPGCSSKMTWAPASVSGLSLPVGSLGSAMPTLVQRNTTSQSQKPWAGPDTNVSGPSGLGQGASEDPTQCSEQRTKHRTGNRRRPGK